CATGCACACAACTGCACGGCTTTGGGTGAATGAAGATGAAAAGAATCTCATAGGAAATGGTTCAATGAGTTACACTCCTGACATTCACCAAGTTCTTGACACTTTCGCAGACCCTGACGCTACCTATTATCATAATGACATTAAAGATGTTCGAAATCCTGAAGGGAAACGAGACACGCATCTTTGCGCACCAGATGACCAAGGTGTGTGTTATGAGTGTAAGAATGGTCATGCGCACGCGCAAGCACTTATGCTTCCTCACGCGCTCACGTTTATTGTGCAAGACTGCAAACTGGTGAAAGGTTATTGGCAGGAAATTATGCTTATAGAGCTTGATCACGATAGAAAGCGAGAAGTAAGTATTCTTGTGCAAGGAGAAAAATAGTTTTTCCGTAAAATTTTCAATTTTTTCTTAGAAGACTATTTAATGCTCTTTCATAGACTTTATGCTATGAGTATTTCAGAAAACTATATAAGTAAGAATAGTCTTACTAGTCTTACCATGCTTGAAACGGTAAAATTATCTTCAAAAGGTCAAATTGTTATTCCTGAACGAATTAGAAAAAAACTCGGTCTCAAAGAAGGCGATAATTTAATTCTTCGGGAGGAAGGCGGTCGTTTTTCGTTAGAGCAAGAAGAGTCATTTATGCGACATCTTGAGCAATTTGAAAAGCAGCGAGAACGGATGGGTTGGTTAATGCTTGCTGAAGAAAATCTCAAAAAACTATGGGATAATCCTATTGATGAAAAAGAATGGGGTCGTTATCTTTGAAGCAGAAGGACTTGTTTTTAGTTTCCTTTCCTTTCTCTGATTTATCTAAAACGAAAGTACGTCCAGCAATTATTGTCTCTAACAATAAGTTCAACAAGAAAAGCGAAGATGTTATTGTTTGCGGTATTACTGCGCAACAATCTTTAAAGAAAACTCATTTGCAGATTAACACAACTTCATTGTCTTCTGGAAAACTTCATAGGTCTTGCTCTATTGAACCTGAATCCCTTTTCAAGATGGACAAACGATTGCTTCTCAAACAAATTGGAGTTCTAAAGGAAAAACCTTTCCAAGATCTTTCGAATAAATTGCACGAACTACTTTCTTAATCTTATTTTATTTCTTCAATAGTTTCTAAGTCTTTTATTCGACTTTCAGCGTCAATACTCATATGAAAGAAATGCCAAAATACTTTTTGCATCCACGCAATCCATTCTTCATCTCGAATTTCATAAAAAATATACAATCTGGAATTGCGTTTTTGTGCTTTCTCTTCCTTAAATCGCATAAATGTTTTATCGATAACAAAACTTCGTAGTGGTTGCTCTGCGTGCCGCACTTCAATAAGATTTTTTTTATATTTATGATTTAACGCCAACACTGCTTTGATATTATCAATTGCATCTAGTTGTACGTTAGCAACAACTTTGATACTGACATTTCGAGCTACAAGTTCATCAAAGACATCAATTATCTTTGTGTTTCCTTGTGTAACGAGTGCCCATGATAAATTGCCTGAGAAAATAAGTACTTGTTCTTGCGTGCTTCGAAGTGCGTACTCCAAGTCTTGTTTCTCAGTAAGTTTATACTCTGTTTGTTCTTCATAGAATGCTCTTCTTTTTCCTTCCTCTATATATTGATAAATATCAAATGGGCTAAAATCAGTCTTATGGTGTGCACTTTGAATTTTTTGCAGAAGTCGTTCTTGAAATTGTGAGGAATGAATGGATGTATTATCTCTATAATAAACAATCTTCAGCGCTCCTCGAGTTCCTTCTCTAAATACTTTGGTTGCAACTGTCCCTTCTTCTCGAGCAATTCGTTCAACGTAAGAATCAGCAGTTCTCCAATTCCGTCCAAGCATAACTGCTACTTCTTGAATAGTTCGCGGAGCTATTTTGACAAAGTCCTCTATCTTTCGAATATCTTCTTTTCCCAACATCTTTTACAGTAACGCCTTGACGTTTAATCAGAAACGCGAGCGATTCGATGAAAATTAAAAATTTTCAGCATGCCAAAAATAATTTTTTGTGCACATGCAGCTCGTGTTTCGTAGTACGACCACGTCGTTATATCGTCGCGTTACGACCCTTAATCAATTCTCAGAAGCTTTAATATTTAAATTTGCCGAAAAAATACAACACTATATCAAGACTTCTGTAAGAAATAGATAAACTTACTACAACACTATAATATATCATAACGAAAAGCGTGAAACTACGCACTAAGATAGATTGTTACGTGCTACCGAGGATTGCGAGGTGCACCAATGACGCCTATCATTCGTTGGCCGGTGATACGTATGAGGAAAGATTTTTGGACATTGGAGGAATTAGACGAACTTGAAGGGTTTCAATTACAAGTGAGCCGTGAAGGCGAAGTCTAATTTTGAGGTAACATACAACAACAGCTAACATAAATACTGCCTTGCAGAACAATGAGTTCATCACATTCCGATGCAAAAGCGAGGAATTGTTATGATGAACGACTCAGATTTCGTCGTAGCGCGACGAATAATGCTGCGCAGTAGTTGTTAGCTTTTTCTTTTCAGAAAATAATATAGTGATAGCGAGGTAAAACAGAATGGAGAATAATTATTTTTTTACGTTTGAAGGATTAGACGGCTGTGGGAAAGACACGCAATTGTTTGCGTTTGCGCAAGCTCTTAAGAATGGTTGTAAATATTTTGAAGGGGAAAAACATAAACCTTTATGGATAACTAATGAGCCAACGATGCTTTCAACGCCAGGAAAGAAAATTAACGAACTAAAAAAGACAAACACCTTATCAGTTGATGAAGCAACTAATCTTTTCATTGCAGATAGAATCTTGCACACCGTCCAACATGTCAATCCTCGACTTCGTGATGGTCATGTCCTTTCTTCAAGATACGATCTCTCAACTTATATGTTTCAAGGAGCGCAAGGTGCGAGTTTTTCTCTAATGTATGACTTGCACGATTATCAAAACAATGGTTCGAGCAGTAGAATTCCTGACATCACGTTTGTTTTTGATGTTCCTGTGGATGTAGCCATGCATAGAATTCACAAGCGAGGCGATAGAGCAGAATATTTTGAGAAAAGGAAATTTCAAGAAAAAGCAAAAGAAAATCTTGATCGTTTAATGGTGCTCCTTCCTGATATGGATGGTCGAACAATAATTAATATTAACGGGAATCAGCCAGTGCCTGACGTCACAAGAGAAATGCTCAAAGTCACCTCCTGCTACGTGAAACATATGTAAACATGCATTACTTTTAAATACGTCTTTAGCTTACTACACGCTATGCACGTCAAAAAGCTCGCAATCACAGAGGAAAAAAGGATTTATCCTATTTTGGACCTTAACCGTTCCATTCACTTCAATGAGGGTGCTGTTGATAGACAAGTGCTTATTGATGCAAATCATGAGGGCGTCATAAAAACAACAGGTGGGCAAGAATTGCTTTTAGTCCCTGCAACGTTCAAAGATAATATGGAGCGTATGAAGCAACAAGCAGCAATCATCATCCCTAAAGACATTGGGTTTATCATCGCAGAATGCGGTTTAACCAAAGACTCAGTAGTAATTGATGCTGGTGCTGGTAGTGGTGGAAGTGCTTGCACGCTTGGTGCGTTATGTAAAAAAGTGTACACTTACGATATTAACGATCAGCACTTAGAAACGGTGCGGGAGAATTGCGTTAAACTTGATCTTACTAATGTCGAAGTTATCAAAGGCGACATAACCACCATCGAACCTAAAGAGCAAGTTGATTTATTCGTTTTAGATATTCCTAAGACTGAAAAGGCAATTCCTACGATAAAAAAAGCGTTAAAACAAAGTGCTTACGCTGCAATTTACACACCGCATATTAATCAAGCACAACAATTTATTCAAGAACTCGATGATGACTTTAAACTCATAACAGTTATAGAACTTATTCAGCGTCGCTGGGAAGTTAATGACAAACAATTACGTCCAAAACATAACATGCTTGGTCATACAGCGTTTTTAACAATAGTTCGAAAATTTAAAAAATAATTTTGTGTAAAAACATCGCCTACACGTCACCCCGAAGGGGTCAACCCTCGACGTGATACGTCAGAACAATTTGACGGCATCGGCGATATTTATACTGGAGGTATGGTAAAATGTTAGCATATTTGTTAATTAATGTGGAAAAAGATAAAGAGCAAGAACTTTATGAGACTATTAACGGTTATGAAGAAGTTATTGGCTCACACATAATTTTTGGAGAATGGGATATTATTGCTAAAGTTGAAATAGAAAATTCTGAAGCATTAGGAACTTTTATATTAGATAAAATTCGTCCACTTGATGGTGTTGCAATGACAAGTACATTAATTGTTGCTCGTTGAAGGTTTGTTGATGAATACAAAAACTAGTAAAAAAGGTTCTTTTAAAGAGCGGTTTATCGCGTTTTATAGTGAACAAACAAAACAACACACGTTTGCAAAG
Above is a genomic segment from Candidatus Woesearchaeota archaeon containing:
- a CDS encoding type II toxin-antitoxin system PemK/MazF family toxin; this translates as MGSLSLKQKDLFLVSFPFSDLSKTKVRPAIIVSNNKFNKKSEDVIVCGITAQQSLKKTHLQINTTSLSSGKLHRSCSIEPESLFKMDKRLLLKQIGVLKEKPFQDLSNKLHELLS
- the tmk gene encoding dTMP kinase, with the translated sequence MENNYFFTFEGLDGCGKDTQLFAFAQALKNGCKYFEGEKHKPLWITNEPTMLSTPGKKINELKKTNTLSVDEATNLFIADRILHTVQHVNPRLRDGHVLSSRYDLSTYMFQGAQGASFSLMYDLHDYQNNGSSSRIPDITFVFDVPVDVAMHRIHKRGDRAEYFEKRKFQEKAKENLDRLMVLLPDMDGRTIININGNQPVPDVTREMLKVTSCYVKHM
- a CDS encoding Lrp/AsnC ligand binding domain-containing protein, with product MLAYLLINVEKDKEQELYETINGYEEVIGSHIIFGEWDIIAKVEIENSEALGTFILDKIRPLDGVAMTSTLIVAR
- a CDS encoding methyltransferase domain-containing protein, whose translation is MHVKKLAITEEKRIYPILDLNRSIHFNEGAVDRQVLIDANHEGVIKTTGGQELLLVPATFKDNMERMKQQAAIIIPKDIGFIIAECGLTKDSVVIDAGAGSGGSACTLGALCKKVYTYDINDQHLETVRENCVKLDLTNVEVIKGDITTIEPKEQVDLFVLDIPKTEKAIPTIKKALKQSAYAAIYTPHINQAQQFIQELDDDFKLITVIELIQRRWEVNDKQLRPKHNMLGHTAFLTIVRKFKK
- a CDS encoding YjbQ family protein, with translation MTFTTFFDKLSFQTKKRLQFITITKQIQDIVKKSGIQSGSIIIQSMHTTARLWVNEDEKNLIGNGSMSYTPDIHQVLDTFADPDATYYHNDIKDVRNPEGKRDTHLCAPDDQGVCYECKNGHAHAQALMLPHALTFIVQDCKLVKGYWQEIMLIELDHDRKREVSILVQGEK
- a CDS encoding AbrB/MazE/SpoVT family DNA-binding domain-containing protein is translated as MLETVKLSSKGQIVIPERIRKKLGLKEGDNLILREEGGRFSLEQEESFMRHLEQFEKQRERMGWLMLAEENLKKLWDNPIDEKEWGRYL